A section of the Paramisgurnus dabryanus chromosome 4, PD_genome_1.1, whole genome shotgun sequence genome encodes:
- the LOC135735649 gene encoding sodium/potassium-transporting ATPase subunit alpha-1-like, producing MGFGTGTDEYKLAPTSEDGVKKLKKGKKKQKDMDELKKEVELEDHKLTLEEIHRKYSTDLSRGLSAYQAKEILARDGPNALTPPVTTPEWVKFCRQLFGGFQTLLWIGAFLCFFAYSIQAISEEEPANDNLYLGLVLAFVVTVNGCFSYYQEAKSSRIMESFKNLVPQQALVIRDGEKKIINAEEVVVGDLVEVKGGDRVPADLRVISAHGCKVDNSSLTGESEPQSRTPDFTSENPLETRNIAFFSTNCVEGTANGVVINTGDRTVMGRIATLASSLEGGQTPIAREIEHFIHIITGVAVFLGLTFLILSVILGYTWLEGVIFLIGIIVANVPEGLPATVTVCLTLTAKRMAKKNCLVKNLEAVETLGSTSTICSDKTGTLTQNRMTVAHMWFDNQIHIADTTENQTGASFERTSPTWAALARVAGLCNRAVFEADQGNLPVLKRKTAGDASESALLKCIELCCGSVTEMRDKYTKLAEIPFNSTNKYQLSIHKNPNPSESKHLLVMKGAPERILDRCSTILIEGKQQPLDDEMRDSFQNAYLELGGLGERVLGFCHFSLPDDQFPEGFPFDSDNVNFPTENLCFVGLMSMIDPPRAAVPDAVAKCRSAGIKVIMVTGDHPITAKAIARGVGIISEGNETVEDIAARLKISVEEVNPRDAKACVVHGGELKTMTPEQLDEILQHHTEIVFARTSPQQKLIIVEGCQRQGAIVAVTGDGVNDSPALKKADIGVAMGIAGSDVSKQAADMILLDDNFASIVTGVEEGRLIFDNLKKSIAYTLTSKIPEMSPFLMFVLVGIPLPLGTVTILCIDLGTDMVPAISLAYETAESDIMKREPRNAQTDRLVNERLISMSYGQIGMMQAVGGFFTYFVILAENGFLPWDLVGIRVGWEDRYLNDLQDSYGQEWTYERRKIVEYTCHTAFFTSIVIVQWTDLLICKTRRLSILQQGMKNKVLSFGLFEETALAAFLSYCPGMDVAVRMYPMKPMWWFCAFPYSLLIFIYDEVRKYIIRQNPGGWVELETYY from the exons atggGGTTTGGG ACAGGAACGGATGAGTATAAATTGGCACCAACTTCAGAGGATGGAGTTAAAAAGCtcaaaaaaggaaagaaaaagcAGAAGGACATGGATGAACTGAAAAAAGAAGTGGAGCTG GAAGACCACAAGTTAACTTTGGAAGAAATTCATCGGAAATACAGTACTGACCTGAGCAGA GGTTTGTCCGCCTACCAAGCCAAAGAGATCTTAGCTCGCGATGGACCAAACGCCCTGACTCCACCTGTTACAACTCCAGAATGGGTGAAGTTCTGCAGGCAGCTCTTTGGTGGATTTCAAACACTGCTGTGGATTGGTGCTTTTCTTTGCTTCTTTGCATATTCAATCCAGGCCATCTCGGAAGAAGAACCAGCGAATGACAAT ctgtATCTTGGACTCGTGCTAGCTTTTGTGGTGACCGTCAATGGGTGCTTCTCGTACTATCAAGAGGCCAAAAGCTCCAGGATCATGGAATCTTTCAAGAACCTTGTCCCTCAG CAAGCACTAGTTATTCGTGATGGAGAGAAGAAGATCATCAACGCTGAGGAAGTAGTTGTCGGTGATCTGGTGGAGGTCAAAGGTGGAGATAGAGTCCCAGCTGACCTTCGTGTCATCTCTGCACATGGGTGCAAG GTGGACAACTCCTCCCTCACTGGTGAATCTGAGCCCCAGAGTCGAACCCCTGACTTCACCAGTGAAAACCCTCTGGAGACGAGAAACATTGCGTTCTTCTCTACCAACTGTGTTGAAG GTACTGCCAATGGTGTTGTCATCAACACTGGTGACCGCACTGTTATGGGTCGCATTGCCACACTTGCCTCCAGCCTGGAAGGTGGACAGACACCAATAGCTAGAGAGATTGAACACTTCATTCACATCATCACTGGTGTAGCTGTGTTCCTGGGTCTGACCTTCCTAATTCTCTCAGTGATTCTTGGCTACACTTGGTTGGAAGGGGTCATTTTCCTTATTGGCATCATTGTTGCTAATGTACCTGAGGGTCTCCCTGCAACTGTAACT GTGTGTCTGACTCTGACCGCCAAACGTATGGCAAAGAAGAATTGTCTGGTGAAGAATCTTGAAGCTGTAGAGACTCTCGGCTCAACCTCCACCATCTGCTCAGACAAGACTGGAACTTTAACCCAGAACAGAATGACTGTGGCTCACATGTGGTTTGACAATCAAATTCATATTGCAGACACCACAGAGAACCAAACTGGAGCCTCATTTGAAAGAACATCTCCTACCTGGGCAGCCCTTGCACGCGTCGCTGGACTGTGCAACCGCGCTGTTTTTGAAGCTGACCAAGGCAATCTGCCAGTCCTTAAG CGAAAAACAGCTGGTGATGCATCAGAGTCTGCTCTGCTGAAGTGTATTGAGCTTTGCTGTGGTTCAGTCACTGAAATGAGAGACAAGTACACAAAGCTTGCTGAGATCCCTTTCAACTCCACCAACAAATATCAG CTCTCAATCCACAAGAATCCCAATCCTTCAGAGTCTAAGcacctgctggtgatgaaaggaGCTCCTGAGAGAATCTTGGATCGATGCTCCACTATTCTGATTGAAGGAAAACAACAACCTCTGGATGATGAAATGAGAGATTCATTCCAAAATGCTTATTTAGAACTTGGAGGACTTGGAGAAAGAGTGTTGG GTTTCTGCCACTTTAGCCTCCCAGATGACCAGTTTCCTGAAGGGTTCCCATTTGATTCTGATAATGTGAACTTCCCAACTGAGaatctgtgttttgttggccTCATGTCCATGATTGACCCTCCTCGTGCCGCTGTTCCAGATGCTGTTGCCAAATGCAGAAGTGCTGGAATTAAG GTTATCATGGTTACTGGTGACCATCCAATTACAGCTAAAGCTATTGCAAGGGGTGTCGGCATCATCTCTGAAGGCAATGAGACTGTGGAAGATATTGCAGCTCGGCTAAAAATCTCTGTTGAGGAGGTTAATCCAAG AGATGCTAAAGCCTGCGTGGTCCACGGTGGAGAATTGAAGACTATGACCCCAGAACAGCTGGATGAGATCCTCCAACACCACACTGAAATCGTGTTTGCCAGAACTTCTCCACAACAAAAACTGATCATAGTGGAAGGTTGTCAGCGACAG GGTGCCATCGTAGCTGTGACAGGTGATGGTGTTAATGACTCTCCTGCTCTGAAGAAGGCTGATATTGGTGTGGCTATGGGTATTGCTGGATCTGATGTATCCAAACAAGCCGCTGACATGATTCTGCTGGACGACAACTTTGCCTCAATCGTCACTGGAGTAGAAGAAG GCCGTTTGATCTTTGACAACTTGAAGAAGTCTATTGCCTACACTCTGACAAGTAAGATCCCGGAGATGTCACCCTTCCTGATGTTTGTCCTTGTTGGTATTCCTCTTCCATTGGGCACAGTCACCATTCTTTGTATTGACCTGGGCACTGACATG GTTCCTGCAATCTCACTGGCCTATGAAACAGCTGAAAGTGACATCATGAAGAGAGAACCCAGAAACGCTCAAACAGACAGGCTGGTGAACGAGAGGTTAATCAGTATGAGCTACGGTCAGATCG GTATGATGCAAGCAGTTGGAGGGTTCTTTACCTACTTTGTAATACTTGCTGAAAACGGATTCCTACCCTGGGATCTGGTAGGAATTAGAGTCGGTTGGGAAGATAGATACCTCAATGATCTCCAAGACAGCTATGGTCAAGAGTGG ACGTATGAGCGCAGAAAGATCGTGGAGTACACCTGTCACACAGCGTTCTTCACCAGCATTGTAATCGTGCAGTGGACTGACTTACTCATCTGTAAAACCAGAAGACTTTCAATCCTACAGCAGGGAATGAA AAACAAAGTCCTCTCCTTTGGACTGTTTGAAGAAACTGCTCTGGCTGCTTTCCTGTCCTACTGCCCGGGCATGGATGTGGCTGTCAGAATGTATCCTATGAA acCAATGTGGTGGTTCTGTGCTTTCCCATACTCACTACTTATCTTCATCTATGATGAAGTCAGAAAATATATCATCAGACAGAACCCAGGAg GCTGGGTGGAACTAGAAACATACTACTAA
- the LOC135735650 gene encoding sodium/potassium-transporting ATPase subunit alpha-1-like, with protein MGLGTGNDKYELASTSENEIKKPKKVKRNKKDVDELKKEVDLDDHKLTLDELQRKHNTDLNKGLTSSRAKEVLARDGPNSLTPPPTTPNWVKFCRQLFGGFQTLLWFGAFLCFMAYGIQAASEEEPAHDNLYLGVVLAFVVIVNGWFSYYQEAKSSRIMESFKNLVPQQALVIRDGEKKVINASEVVVGDVVEVKGGDRIPADVRIISSQGCKVDNSSLTGESEPQTRNPDFSHDNPLETKNIAFFSTNCVEGTARGVVINTGDHTVMGRIAMLATSLEGGQTPIAREIEHFIHIISGVAVFLGVSFLILSLMLGYGWLEAVVFLIGIIVANVPEGLPATVTVCLTLTAKRMAKKNCLVKNLEAVETLGSTSTICSDKTGTLTQNRMTVAHMWFDNQIHEADTTENQSGASFDRTSPTWAALARVAGLCNRAVFRAEQNHLPILRRETAGDASESALLKCIELCCGSVTEMRDKYTKLAEIPFNSTNKYQLSIHKNPNPSEPKHLLVMKGAPERILDRCSTILIEGKQQPLDDEMKDSFQNAYVELGGLGERVLGFCHFSLPDDQFPEGFAFDSDNVNFPTENLCFVGLMSMIDPPRAAVPDAVAKCRSAGIKVIMVTGDHPITAKAIAKGVGIISEGNETVEDIAARLNVPVAEVNPRDAKACVVHGGELKHMSEHVLDDILKYHTEIVFARTSPQQKLIIVEGCQRQGAIVAVTGDGVNDSPALKKADIGVAMGIAGSDVSKQAADMILLDDNFASIVTGVEEGRLIFDNLKKSIAYTLTSKIPEMSPFLMFVLVGIPLPLGTVTILCIDLGTDMIPAISLAYENAENDIMKRQPRNAQTDRLVNQRLISMAYGQIGMIQAAAGFFTYIVVMAESGFWPSDLPGLRVGWEDRSISDLEDSYGQQWTFESRKIIEFTCHTAFFVSIVVVQWGDLIIVKTRRNSIIQQGMKNKVLIFAFFEEGAMATFLSYCPGMDVAVRMYPIRPLWWFCAFPYSLLIFIYDEVRKYILRRNPGGWVEQETYY; from the exons ATGGGTCTCGGC ACGGGGAATGATAAATACGAGCTGGCATCAACATCAGAGAATGAAATCAAAAAACCCAAGAAGGTAAAAAGAAACAAGAAGGATGTGGATGAACTGAAGAAAGAAGTCGATCTG GATGATCACAAGTTGACACTGGACGAGCTACAACGCAAACACAACACTGACCTGAACAAG GGGTTGACTTCATCCCGTGCAAAAGAGGTCTTAGCTCGTGATGGGCCCAATTCTTTGACCCCACCTCCTACTACTCCAAATTGGGTGAAATTCTGCAGGCAGCTCTTTGGTGGATTTCAGACACTGCTGTGGTTTGGTGCTTTTCTTTGCTTCATGGCTTACGGAATCCAGGCTGCCTCAGAGGAAGAACCAGCACATGACAAT CTGTACCTTGGAGTCGTGCTTGCTTTTGTTGTCATAGTCAATGGATGGTTTTCATACTATCAAGAGGCCAAGAGCTCCAGGATCATGGAATCTTTCAAGAACCTTGTCCCTCAG CAAGCACTGGTTATTCGTGATGGAGAGAAAAAGGTCATCAATGCTTCGGAGGTGGTTGTAGGAGATGTGGTGGAGGTCAAAGGTGGAGACAGAATCCCAGCTGATGTTCGTATTATTTCCTCGCAAGGATGCAAG GTGGACAACTCCTCCCTCACTGGTGAATCTGAGCCCCAGACTCGAAACCCTGACTTCTCCCATGACAACCCACTGGAGACGAAAAACATTGCGTTCTTCTCCACCAACTGTGTTGAAG GTACTGCCAGAGGTGTCGTCATCAACACTGGTGACCACACTGTTATGGGTCGCATTGCCATGCTTGCCACCAGCCTGGAAGGTGGACAGACACCAATAGCTAGAGAGATTGAACACTTCATTCACATCATCTCTGGCGTAGCTGTGTTCCTGGGTGTGTCCTTCCTAATTCTGTCCCTGATGCTTGGATATGGGTGGTTGGAAGCAGTCGTTTTTCTTATTGGCATCATTGTTGCTAATGTACCCGAGGGTCTCCCTGCCACTGTAACT GTGTGTCTGACTCTGACAGCCAAGCGTATGGCAAAGAAGAATTGTCTGGTGAAGAATCTTGAAGCTGTGGAGACTCTCGGCTCAACCTCCACCATCTGCTCTGACAAGACTGGAACTTTAACCCAGAACAGAATGACTGTGGCTCACATGTGGTTTGACAACCAGATTCACGAAGCTGACACAACAGAGAACCAAAGTGGAGCCTCGTTTGACAGAACCTCTCCTACATGGGCAGCTCTCGCACGCGTCGCTGGCCTGTGTAACCGCGCTGTCTTCCGTGCCGAACAGAACCATCTGCCAATTCTTAGG CGAGAAACAGCTGGTGATGCATCAGAGTCTGCTCTGCTGAAGTGTATTGAGCTTTGCTGTGGTTCAGTCACTGAAATGAGAGACAAGTACACAAAGCTTGCTGAGATCCCTTTCAACTCCACCAACAAATATCAG CTCTCAATCCACAAGAATCCCAATCCTTCAGAGCCTAAAcacctgctggtgatgaaaggaGCTCCTGAGAGAATCTTGGATCGATGCTCCACTATTCTGATTGAAGGAAAACAACAACCTCTGGATGATGAAATGAAAGATTCGTTCCAAAATGCTTATGTTGAACTTGGGGGACTTGGAGAAAGAGTGTTGG GTTTTTGCCACTTTAGCCTCCCTGATGACCAGTTTCCTGAAGGGTTTGCATTTGATTCTGATAATGTGAACTTCCCAACTGAGaatctgtgttttgttggccTCATGTCCATGATTGACCCTCCTCGTGCCGCTGTACCAGATGCTGTTGCCAAATGCAGAAGTGCTGGAATCAAG GTTATCATGGTTACTGGTGATCATCCGATTACAGCTAAAGCTATTGCAAAGGGTGTCGGCATCATCTCTGAAGGCAATGAGACTGTGGAAGATATTGCAGCTCGGCTAAACGTCCCTGTTGCGGAGGTTAATCCAAG AGATGCCAAGGCTTGTGTGGTTCATGGTGGAGAATTAAAACACATGTCTGAACATGTGCTGGATGATATCCTCAAATACCACACTGAAATCGTGTTTGCCAGAACTTCTCCACAACAAAAACTGATCATAGTGGAAGGTTGTCAGCGACAG GGTGCCATCGTAGCTGTAACAGGTGATGGTGTAAATGACTCTCCTGCTCTGAAGAAGGCTGATATTGGTGTGGCTATGGGTATTGCTGGATCTGATGTATCCAAACAGGCCGCTGACATGATTCTGCTAGATGACAACTTTGCCTCAATCGTCACTGGAGTAGAAGAAG GCCGTCTGATCTTTGACAACTTGAAGAAGTCAATTGCCTACACCCTGACAAGTAAGATTCCAGAGATGTCACCCTTCCTGATGTTTGTCCTTGTTGGTATTCCTCTTCCATTGGGCACAGTCACCATTCTTTGTATTGACCTGGGCACTGACATG ATTCCTGCAATCTCATTGGCCTATGAAAATGCTGAAAATGACATCATGAAGAGACAACCCAGAAATGCTCAGACAGACAGGCTGGTGAACCAGAGGTTAATCAGTATGGCCTATGGTCAAATTG GAATGATCCAAGCAGCTGCAGGGTTCTTCACCTACATTGTAGTTATGGCTGAGAGTGGATTCTGGCCCAGTGATCTGCCAGGGCTTCGAGTTGGCTGGGAAGACAGATCCATCAGCGACCTTGAAGATAGTTACGGCCAGCAATGG ACTTTTGAGAGCAGGAAAATTATCGAGTTCACATGCCACACAGCCTTCTTCGTCAgtattgtggttgtccagtgggGAGACCTGATCATTGTAAAGACCAGAAGGAATTCCATCATACAACAAGGAATGAA AAACAAAGTCCTCATCTTTGCATTTTTCGAGGAAGGTGCTATGGCAACATTCCTGTCTTACTGTCCAGGCATGGACGTGGCTGTCAGGATGTATCCTATCAG accattgtggtggttctgtGCCTTCCCATACTCACTGCTCATCTTCATCTATGATGAAGTTAGAAAATACATCCTACGACGGAATCCAGGAG GCTGGGTGGAACAAGAAACATATTACTGA